The Mytilus galloprovincialis chromosome 3, xbMytGall1.hap1.1, whole genome shotgun sequence genomic interval TGCTTTCATATGTTTGTGTTTCCGATGCAAAAGTCATATAAGTatttttcaaagtttattttattatgtatggAAATTTTCTATCGAGTTTCCGAAAAAAAAGATATTGTCTGAGATGCTGCCtagttttatgtttataaaatctaaaaagaaaaaaaaagaaggccATTATCATTATTTTAGTTTTTCTAAATTCATTTCATACTTTGTCGTTTTCAGAAAAATTTAGTAGAATGCATTGGCGTGGTGTTTTAAAACCGAAACAACAAACCACTCAACCATAAGTTTAAGTTGTTTTTCATATATGATAATTCAAATGTGATCTTTTTTATGaatgttgaaatattttataaaataataaaagcaaTTAAAGTTCTTTACTGTCATACCTCGTTGGTTCATGCGCATCTGTAACTTTTTTAACCTTTCGGCGACCTTTTCTGCCATAACGTCAACGGTGGTGCCATCTAAAACAAGCACCACACAATGAATTGTTTCACTGACGTGTGCGCTATCTACAAATCCTAGTGTGTCCGTTGAAACTGGGACCGATGGATTGAACTACAAAACAGAATGTAAATAATCATAATATGAGATTGAATTCACTGGATTTGTTTCTAGGTTTCTTTCAAAATAGAGTCGATCTGATATCAGCTAAAGATACGACAAATTTTAAAATACTCAGTTATATCTTTCCATTTGGAATGTGGCGAAGGAATTTTAGATCCaaaaaataatgttcaatttcCCGTCCAATACTATATTTTTTCTATCATTAGGCATTGCTTTTCTGAATAAGGTTATCACTTATTGTCCAAAGTTTTAttctaatgaaaatgaaatgaccAATTAAAAAAGTTCAATATCAAGGAAAATAGAAATATAGACATCAAATTAGGAAGGAAAGGTTGTACAATGTAGTTTGAagttttgtaatataaaaaatcCAAATCGTTATCATATATTTGCCCACACTTATGGCCTTTTTAATATTATCGGTTCTTGTTCATCGCTTTAGGATTTCATAGGAGCGTCGTATTGTAGAGAATTCGCATCTTTTAAAATTGATGCTGTTAATCTGATTGCATCTTTTAATCATTAAAAATGCAGCAATTAAAATATAGAACGGGTATCCAAAAATTAAATAGATTTTGTTGGCTTTTTGTCTCTCAAGCTTGTGTTTGGAAATAACTATTGAGAGGTTCATATAAGTGACATTTTTGAATGCAAATACTAGAAGCAATCtcaaatgtctgtaccaagtcaggaatatgacagttgttatccattcgttaggtgtgtttgagcttttaatttttgccatttgataagagagttttcatttttgaattttccaaTGAATTCGGTATTTTTCTTTTTCCGTTTActgaatttttaaaaatactcATAGATATATTTTCACAAGATTCTGCAGTTAGTATTACGTTTTCCATTATACTTTTAAACTTCTCAAACAATTATTCTGAAAATCATTtataatatatagttttttttataaccaaTATCATGTTAGGAAgcaaatagaaagaaaataaaacaattcacatAAGCAGCgtgaaaaaaaaaaggtttcagtTGATTAGATTTTTTGTTACCTGGTATCCATCTTGTATGTTTCCATCAAGCAAATAACAAATTTCATTCGCATCTACTCCTTGGTCAGCTTCAATTCCTCTTGTGTCATGAAGTCGGAAATTCATTGGCTTCCCTCTTATTCCTTTTCTTATTTGATACATTCTATACTATAAGGGAAAACAATGGACTCGATAAAAGGGATATATTTAAATGCCGACTGGAAATATATAGATTAATGCGCGTTTGTCGTACTACTCTACAAAAAAGTGCGATAAAAGATAAAAAGACCTAATCTTTaatagtaaagaaaaaaaaacaattagtaTGGTAAATCATTTTACGATAAAAGTTCGAACTTATTCTTAAAAAATTTCTAGGTACATTGTTTCCCATACATTGCTGATATATTTCCGCGTTCAGCTGAGTTTTTAAAGGCTGAATTATATTGTGCATCAATATACATATGGCAAAAATTAGTAAGAAATAAATGTCTTTTGGTAACCAAAAGCAGGTATCTTTTGCTTTGTCGCTCGAATATACTGTGGTATGGTCCGAGCAGATGAAACCACTTGAATGTTATTCATAAGGCGatatcaatttatttaaaaatatacaaaaccgTCGATACAAATATAAAGGAGAGGAAACTGATATGGTTTCTTTATGGCATACAAAACAGCATCTGTTTAAAACCTTTACACCTCGTAAGATCGTACACATAAAACGTATTATACTCATGGTCACTTTTATACATATGCAGTCGTTAATTACAGTCGACAATAAAACATGTACTTCagtaattaaacatttaaacttaccACAGTTGTAAGGCTATGCTCGGCATTACCACTACAAGCCTGACTTGTTATATATCCTCTGAATATTGAGTTTATAGTGTTGTAGAAACTTGACTTTCCTGAGCCTACCTGTCCCACCAATAAAATCCTTGCTTGAGGAATTTTTAAACCAGGCAAAGgtctatatttttctattttttccttTAGCTCAGCCAGCAGCtgcaatgacaaaaacaaattaaagaaatatcCAATTTATCTCACAGAACTGATCTTATGCAAACATGAAAAGACgaagtaaaaaaaatgtgtttaagcTATCGTCAGCACACAGGGATTTCAGTTTTGCCGGATGAGTGCAGTTGTTCATACTATCTTATACGGTATAGTttgcacttttatttttatttggtaaatactgaataaatagttatcaaaggtaccaggattatgatttaatacgccagactcgcgtttcgtctacattaggctcatcagtgacgctcagatcaaaatagttatagagccaaacaagtacaaagttgaatagcattgagaacccaaaattccagaaagttgtgccaaatatgactAAAATAATCTTTTCCTGagttttcgaaaaattgaaagttttggaaacaggaaatttataaaaaaaaacgaccattaattgatattcatgtcaacaccgaaaacAGAACAAGACAAGTTTTATGAGGTGAACTTGAGGGAACCGTAACCTAAGATAATCATGCCAATATTTGAACACTGTCTGGCTACAGTATCGATGCTATCCTCAGTGATTGACCGAGGGTCCACTGGCACTAACCCTGTGGTAATTTAAAAACACCAGATGTCAAATCGAGTGTGTTGAAacgtgagaaaaaaaaataccgtaGATGAAGAACATTCTAAGCTGCAGTGACACAGTCAATGGTTGTCTTTTGACTGAGAAAACAATAGAACTGAAATTATAAGCGTTTGCCTAGgaaattttgttctttttcatgAGCTCACGTGTGTTCTATCATTTCATGCAGCTCATGGTTGTAGATGCCTTATCCTCTTTTACAATTTtgcaaattaaaataataaagtaTAACGTGTTTTCAAATCTGTTAATGAAAAATGATGGAATATACCAATATTATTGTACAGTAATCCATCAATTCTGTTTGAACATAGATCAATAAGTTGGTTCTTTAGGTGTTTATCTTTTGACATTAGTAAAGAGGTTTAAATTAATACTtcataacataaaacaaaattttaatcctattACTTCATATAGACTAAATGTTACTAGCAACATATTCCAGACcaattaaaacatatttgataacGTACTGCTATTGTATGATGGTACACACATATACAAATATTCACTTCTTTAGAGTTaaagatctttataattttaagttGTTGTCTTCCAAAGTTATTTTGATATGTAAATAATGCACATTATGTTCTAACCTTTGCATTCCATTCAGGTGTCTTTCTCCATGGCTCCTCTAAAAGTACAATGACAGCTTTACCAATTTATTACATGTTCAATTATTATTATCACCCCGTTTGATACATTGACTATTTTACTTGCTTTATAAGCATACTTCTGTATTTTAAAGCAGGAATCTAAACATATTTCTGAATAATATATacttttaaggacatccatgaatatcatcaaaacaaataaagaaattataataacgACAAAAACAAGTCCGAATTTCAAGGTATTTGAATGAATTTCCAAATattattggaaaacaatgaaatcaaatttaaatcCATCAGGAGTtgactttatttttttgtctgctattctttctttttatccctaaaagaatatttttattgcaCTTTTCTTTGCT includes:
- the LOC143069227 gene encoding interferon-induced protein 44-like isoform X2, whose amino-acid sequence is MSADAKCGEPWRKTPKWNTKLLAELKEKIEKYRPLPGLKIPQARILLVGQVGSGKSSFYNTINSIFRGYITSQACSGNAEHSLTTVYRMYQIRKGIRGKPMNFRLHDTRGIEADQGVDANEICYLLDGNIQDGYQFNPSVPVSTDTLGFVDSAHVSETIHCVVLVLDGTTVDVMAEKVAERLKKLQMRMNQRGIPQVVLLTKIDKICERTEEDLSNVFYSPLVKETVERVSQIMGLPRSHILPVKNYESEMDLNDNVNILALMSLQQILHFADDYMYNHLDKHTEGISFSFQKCNGILRNILIIIMSAVVCLLAFWFNK